One genomic segment of Candidatus Fusobacterium pullicola includes these proteins:
- a CDS encoding universal stress protein, with protein sequence MSEEKRLTPEEALKIYNKEKKGRLKIYLGYAPGVGKTYTMLREANIRVKRGEDICIGYIEPHDRKATTEQIGILEQIPVKEIEYASKIYKEVNIEKIIERGPEIVLIDELAHTNIKGSKNEKRYQDVLEILNAGINVHTTVNIQHLESLNDVVQTITGIAVRETVPDTILAEADEVEVIDISFESLKERLERGEIYNLKTASQALRNFFRKGNLSALREIALRQIAQEVDNNLNEYLNNKNIKTNWYTAERVLVSISSSPKANKVIRYGARIAQKYKCEFYVICVEQIGFLAKGYSPEDWKVIEKHEELARSLGAETIRLQGKNIVKEILKFSEEKRITQIVLGHSKRNKLTTFFKGSVINKIIEHSKGVEIRVVPWGL encoded by the coding sequence ATGTCAGAAGAAAAGAGACTTACACCTGAAGAAGCATTAAAAATATATAATAAGGAGAAAAAAGGAAGATTAAAGATATATTTAGGATATGCTCCAGGAGTAGGAAAAACATATACAATGCTTCGTGAGGCTAATATTAGAGTCAAAAGAGGAGAAGATATCTGTATAGGATATATAGAACCACATGATAGAAAAGCTACTACTGAACAAATTGGAATTTTGGAACAAATTCCTGTAAAAGAGATTGAGTATGCTAGTAAAATATATAAAGAAGTCAATATTGAAAAAATTATTGAGAGAGGACCAGAAATAGTCCTAATTGATGAGCTAGCCCATACAAATATAAAAGGCAGCAAAAACGAGAAAAGATATCAAGATGTTCTTGAAATTTTAAATGCTGGTATAAATGTGCATACCACAGTTAATATCCAACATCTTGAAAGCTTAAATGATGTAGTTCAGACTATCACTGGAATAGCTGTAAGAGAAACAGTTCCTGACACTATTTTGGCAGAAGCTGATGAGGTGGAGGTAATTGATATCTCATTTGAAAGTTTAAAAGAAAGATTAGAAAGGGGAGAGATATACAATTTAAAAACAGCTTCTCAAGCTTTACGAAATTTTTTTAGAAAAGGAAATTTAAGTGCCTTAAGAGAGATTGCTTTACGTCAAATAGCACAGGAGGTAGATAATAATCTCAATGAGTACTTGAATAATAAAAATATCAAAACTAACTGGTATACAGCTGAAAGAGTACTTGTTTCTATCTCTTCAAGTCCAAAAGCTAATAAAGTTATAAGATATGGAGCTAGAATTGCTCAAAAATATAAGTGTGAATTCTATGTAATCTGTGTTGAACAAATAGGATTTTTGGCTAAGGGATACTCTCCAGAAGATTGGAAAGTCATTGAAAAACATGAGGAATTAGCTAGAAGTTTAGGAGCAGAAACAATCAGATTACAAGGTAAAAATATTGTAAAAGAGATTTTGAAGTTTTCAGAAGAAAAAAGAATTACTCAAATAGTTTTAGGTCATAGTAAGAGAAATAAATTAACTACTTTTTTTAAGGGATCTGTAATCAACAAAATTATAGAGCATTCTAAAGGTGTTGAAATAAGAGTTGTTCCATGGGGGCTATAA
- a CDS encoding AAA family ATPase produces MYLKELKIKNWQCIEETDIKFENLMLFIGQSNSGKSSIMSAIMFFLKYRNFRSRDLRNGTNFLSIEGSFYNYYKQSFQVADMTITGKNIHLKVTKTYDGDIYYFVFYNNIWNRITEEEYQSITEHVSILFIPSFSEKEQTEFFILSLLKILEKRKINQPKALNKIVATFNELQSEYTSRGLYRNLLFEIFGVLAQYSRDTGHSVLDNTLILFEEPELYLHPQKQKELFFNICVLTKLGTQIYVATHSNNFINLHMYKSICIVRKSENSGSKVFQFKGYLFSGDEIKNFNMNYWINPDRSELFFAKKVILVEGQTDKIVLGYLSKKLDIYKYDYSILECGSKSLIPQFIKLLNVFKIPYVAVYDKDNHLWRTPEEIENSNQKNRIIENSIKKDIGSCIMFENDIEEEIYQENRERKNYKNKPFYALKTVTNKEFIIPEKLEEKIRFIFK; encoded by the coding sequence ATGTATTTAAAAGAATTAAAAATTAAAAATTGGCAATGTATAGAGGAAACTGATATAAAATTTGAAAACTTAATGCTTTTTATTGGACAAAGTAATAGTGGAAAATCAAGTATAATGTCAGCAATTATGTTTTTTTTAAAATATAGAAATTTTAGAAGTAGAGATTTAAGAAATGGTACTAACTTTTTATCAATAGAAGGATCTTTTTATAATTATTATAAACAAAGTTTTCAAGTGGCAGATATGACTATTACAGGAAAAAATATTCATTTGAAAGTAACTAAGACATACGATGGGGATATCTATTATTTTGTATTTTATAATAATATTTGGAATAGAATAACAGAAGAGGAATATCAGAGTATAACAGAACATGTTTCTATTTTATTTATTCCATCATTTTCAGAGAAGGAACAAACAGAATTTTTTATTTTATCTCTTTTAAAAATATTAGAGAAGAGGAAGATTAATCAACCGAAAGCTTTAAATAAAATAGTAGCTACTTTTAATGAATTACAGAGTGAGTATACAAGTAGAGGATTATACAGAAATTTACTATTTGAGATTTTTGGAGTATTAGCTCAATATTCAAGAGATACAGGACATTCTGTATTAGATAATACCTTGATATTATTTGAAGAACCGGAGCTGTATCTTCATCCTCAAAAACAAAAAGAGCTATTTTTTAATATCTGTGTATTAACAAAACTCGGAACTCAAATATATGTAGCAACGCATTCAAATAATTTTATAAATTTACATATGTATAAATCTATCTGTATAGTAAGAAAGAGTGAAAATAGTGGAAGTAAAGTATTTCAATTTAAAGGCTATCTTTTTTCTGGAGACGAGATAAAAAATTTTAATATGAACTATTGGATAAATCCAGATAGAAGTGAGTTATTTTTTGCTAAAAAAGTTATACTTGTAGAGGGACAAACAGACAAGATAGTATTGGGATACCTTTCAAAAAAATTAGATATTTACAAATATGATTACTCTATTTTAGAGTGTGGAAGTAAAAGTTTAATTCCACAATTTATAAAATTATTAAATGTTTTTAAAATCCCTTATGTAGCTGTATATGACAAAGACAACCATCTTTGGAGAACTCCTGAAGAGATAGAGAATTCAAACCAAAAAAATAGAATAATAGAAAATAGTATAAAGAAGGATATTGGAAGTTGTATAATGTTTGAAAATGATATTGAAGAGGAGATATATCAGGAGAATAGAGAGAGAAAAAACTATAAAAATAAACCATTTTATGCCTTGAAAACAGTAACAAATAAAGAGTTTATTATTCCTGAAAAACTGGAGGAGAAAATCAGATTTATATTTAAATAA
- a CDS encoding murein L,D-transpeptidase catalytic domain family protein, with protein sequence MLRKLFLGLTLCGSILFGADLSTEEDIKEIYKNLGIENKLEYSTFFKAIQGYNKIEDKKPGYITIIDFSKPSNEERFFVIDLENKKVDYATYVSHGKNTGLGTAVKFSNNINSYQSSLGFYVTKNTYEGSNGYSLRLLGLEPGINSNAMDRHIVVHGANYATKEFMDKYGFLGRSLGCPAIPEEISKEVIDYIKGGTVLYINGNDENYFANSKYIQPSA encoded by the coding sequence ATGTTAAGGAAGTTATTTCTTGGACTTACCCTATGTGGTAGTATACTGTTTGGAGCTGACTTAAGTACTGAAGAAGATATAAAAGAGATATACAAAAATTTAGGAATAGAAAATAAGTTAGAGTACTCTACTTTTTTTAAAGCTATTCAAGGTTATAATAAAATTGAAGATAAAAAACCTGGATATATAACTATCATAGATTTTTCTAAACCATCTAATGAAGAGAGATTCTTTGTAATTGACCTTGAAAATAAAAAAGTAGACTATGCAACTTATGTAAGTCATGGAAAAAATACTGGACTTGGAACAGCAGTAAAATTTTCTAACAATATAAATTCCTATCAAAGTTCACTAGGATTTTATGTCACTAAAAATACCTATGAAGGAAGTAATGGTTACTCTTTGAGATTATTAGGACTAGAACCTGGAATAAACTCTAATGCTATGGATAGACATATTGTAGTACATGGAGCTAATTATGCTACAAAGGAGTTTATGGATAAATATGGATTTTTAGGAAGAAGTCTTGGATGCCCTGCTATTCCAGAAGAGATTTCAAAAGAGGTTATTGATTATATAAAGGGTGGTACAGTTTTATATATTAATGGAAATGATGAAAATTACTTTGCAAATAGTAAATATATACAACCATCTGCTTAA
- a CDS encoding threonine/serine exporter family protein produces the protein MEQVLIEIIAAAGSTLAFGIIFNLKGKKLVFASIGGALGWAIYILFKYYQYSEPASFFYSAVGITIYSEIMARILKTPVTSTLIASLIPLVPGSGVYFTMSYFIENKSVEAAQRGIATLMITIAITLGIVMVSTFSQIYYKFRRYQTIKKKYKSRKKGLL, from the coding sequence ATGGAGCAGGTATTAATTGAAATTATTGCTGCTGCTGGAAGTACTTTAGCCTTTGGAATTATTTTCAATTTAAAAGGGAAAAAGCTTGTTTTTGCTAGTATAGGAGGAGCCTTAGGTTGGGCTATTTATATATTATTTAAGTATTATCAATATTCTGAGCCAGCATCTTTTTTCTATTCAGCTGTAGGGATTACAATCTATTCTGAAATAATGGCAAGAATTTTAAAAACTCCTGTAACATCGACACTTATAGCTAGTCTTATTCCATTGGTTCCCGGTAGTGGGGTATATTTTACTATGTCTTATTTTATAGAAAATAAGAGTGTTGAAGCAGCACAAAGAGGTATTGCAACATTGATGATAACAATAGCTATAACTTTAGGAATAGTTATGGTTTCAACATTTTCTCAAATATATTATAAATTTAGAAGATATCAGACTATAAAGAAGAAATATAAAAGTAGAAAAAAAGGATTGCTGTAA
- a CDS encoding threonine/serine exporter family protein — protein sequence MVNENRILTLANLTGKIALQSGAETYRVEDIISRICKHYGLNAQCFVSITCIITSVRNYKGELFSSVERVASRTTNLNKVHSINQLVRDLKKYSFEEFYSAVIAIDKEIPYNKFIYFLAYSFGAFFFALLFRGGIRDAISAFIGGGIIFLISDFANRLQTNTFFLNTLGGFFCTLFSYLSVKVGFTETVSYSTIGTIMLLVPGIALTNAIRDLVAGDLLSGMSRAVEAFLVGAALASGTGFALFIILKLGEI from the coding sequence ATGGTCAACGAGAATAGAATTTTAACACTTGCCAATTTAACAGGAAAAATAGCTCTACAAAGTGGAGCTGAGACATATAGAGTAGAAGATATTATCTCAAGAATTTGTAAACATTATGGTCTCAATGCCCAGTGCTTTGTTTCTATAACTTGTATTATTACTTCTGTTAGAAATTATAAAGGGGAGCTATTTAGCTCTGTAGAAAGAGTAGCTTCAAGAACAACAAACTTAAATAAAGTTCATTCAATAAATCAGTTAGTTAGAGATCTCAAAAAGTATAGTTTTGAAGAGTTTTATAGTGCTGTAATTGCTATAGACAAAGAGATCCCCTATAATAAATTTATTTATTTTTTAGCATATAGTTTTGGAGCTTTTTTCTTTGCACTATTATTTAGAGGTGGAATTAGAGATGCTATTAGTGCTTTTATAGGTGGAGGGATTATCTTTTTAATCTCAGATTTTGCAAATAGGTTACAGACAAATACTTTTTTCTTAAATACATTGGGAGGTTTTTTCTGTACTTTATTTTCATATTTAAGTGTAAAGGTAGGATTTACAGAAACAGTTTCATACTCAACAATAGGAACTATTATGCTTTTAGTTCCTGGAATTGCTTTAACAAATGCAATTAGAGATTTAGTAGCTGGAGATTTACTTTCTGGGATGTCTAGGGCAGTAGAGGCCTTTTTAGTAGGTGCAGCCCTTGCTTCTGGAACAGGATTTGCCTTATTTATAATTTTAAAATTAGGAGAGATATAG
- a CDS encoding tRNA1(Val) (adenine(37)-N6)-methyltransferase encodes MNDGKQFETVIDLLEKGMKITQRADHFSFSIDSLLVAEFATITRTTKNIIDLGTGNGVIPLFLSKRTKANIIGVEIQKISSELAQRNIELNGLEEQIEIVNDDMKNWKNHFKKGSFDLVVTNPPFFKFHGEDKQLNDLDQLSLARHEITINLDSLLETASSLLKDKGYFVMVHRVDRLIDIIETMKKYSIEPKRIQFCYTKLEKEGKILLIEGVKNGNSGLRVLPPLIAHNEDGSYSDTILEMFK; translated from the coding sequence ATGAATGATGGAAAACAATTTGAAACAGTAATAGATTTACTAGAAAAGGGTATGAAAATTACACAGAGAGCTGATCACTTCTCTTTTTCAATAGATTCTTTATTAGTAGCAGAGTTTGCTACAATCACAAGAACTACAAAGAATATTATAGACTTAGGGACGGGAAATGGTGTTATTCCTCTATTTCTTTCTAAAAGAACAAAGGCTAATATTATAGGGGTAGAAATTCAGAAAATTTCAAGTGAGTTAGCACAAAGAAATATAGAGTTAAACGGCTTAGAAGAGCAGATAGAAATAGTTAATGATGATATGAAAAATTGGAAAAACCATTTTAAAAAAGGTAGCTTTGATTTAGTAGTTACCAATCCACCTTTTTTTAAATTTCATGGAGAGGATAAACAATTAAATGATTTAGATCAATTATCTTTAGCTAGACATGAAATAACTATAAATTTAGATTCACTATTAGAAACGGCTTCTAGCCTTTTAAAAGATAAAGGATACTTTGTAATGGTACATAGAGTGGATAGATTGATTGATATAATAGAAACAATGAAAAAATACTCCATTGAACCAAAAAGAATCCAGTTTTGCTATACAAAATTAGAAAAAGAAGGAAAAATACTTTTAATAGAAGGAGTAAAGAATGGAAATTCAGGATTGAGAGTATTACCACCACTTATTGCTCATAATGAAGATGGAAGTTATTCAGATACGATTTTAGAGATGTTTAAATAA
- a CDS encoding MerR family transcriptional regulator — translation MKDYLTIGEISKITNLPISTLRYYDSEGIISPDYKDEKTNYRYYRFFQIPIIKMIVHLKKLGFSNLKIKSHLENLSYSHTLELMNKMIEQTQEEIERLKKIELELKENALQMRYLINLENNIDKFFIEEEEIRGIYAKIAPNTRDNGISKAFKEIDKFLISVNQNSIPIGMFAFAMKEENIKKENYEYDKLIYLKDYINYEKRCNYSKREYASMICQGKFAEMGDNIKKVIKWSEEKGYIMEGDTIIHILSGPAFEKDPSEVMYILRVPIKSIN, via the coding sequence ATGAAGGATTACTTAACAATAGGAGAGATTTCAAAAATTACAAACTTACCAATTTCAACTTTAAGATACTATGATAGTGAAGGGATAATATCTCCTGATTACAAGGATGAGAAAACTAACTATAGATATTATAGATTTTTTCAAATACCAATTATTAAGATGATCGTACATCTAAAAAAATTGGGATTTAGTAATTTAAAAATAAAAAGTCACTTAGAAAATTTGAGTTATAGTCATACATTGGAATTAATGAATAAGATGATAGAACAGACTCAAGAAGAGATAGAGAGATTGAAAAAAATTGAGTTAGAACTTAAAGAGAATGCACTACAGATGAGATATTTAATAAATCTTGAAAATAATATAGATAAATTTTTTATAGAGGAGGAGGAGATAAGAGGAATATATGCAAAGATAGCTCCAAATACAAGAGATAATGGAATTTCTAAAGCTTTTAAAGAGATTGATAAATTTTTGATATCAGTTAATCAAAATAGTATTCCAATTGGAATGTTTGCATTTGCAATGAAGGAAGAGAATATTAAAAAAGAAAATTATGAATATGATAAACTGATATATCTAAAAGATTATATAAACTATGAAAAGAGATGCAACTATTCTAAAAGAGAGTACGCTAGTATGATATGCCAAGGTAAATTTGCAGAGATGGGGGATAATATTAAAAAAGTTATCAAATGGTCAGAAGAAAAGGGATATATTATGGAAGGAGATACAATTATTCATATTTTATCCGGACCAGCTTTTGAAAAAGATCCTTCAGAGGTAATGTACATACTAAGAGTTCCTATAAAAAGCATAAATTAA
- a CDS encoding proline--tRNA ligase, with translation MRFSKSYIKTLKETPKEAEIASHKLLLRAGMIKKLTSGVYTYLPLGLKALKKVENIVRREMDRAGAQEIFMPVLQPAELWKESGRWEVMGPLMMKLQDRAKRDFVLGPTHEEVVTDVIRNDVASYKQLPLNLYQIQTKFRDEIRPRFGLMRGREFIMKDAYSFHSTKESLDKEFDNMEATYKRIFSSCGLKFRPVEADSGAIGGSGSKEFHVLADSGEDEIIYCESCDYAANVETAVSKIFHAEKEELKATELVDTPNVSKIEDVVEYLNVPVERTVKAMMYRDMGTDQVYMVLIRGDYEVNETKLKNAVDAIEVELLTDEQLEKLGLVKGFIGPFGKDLGDIKIVADDTVLEITNHTAGGNRLDTHYINVNYGRDYKADIVKDVKTVKPGHVCEKCGGTLASARGIEVGHIFKLGTKYSEKLEATFIDEKGVTHPIIMGCYGIGVSRTLASAIEQNNDEFGIVWPTAIAPYVVDVIPANMKDEAQVALAEELYNSLLDNGIDTMIDDRDERPGFKFKDADLIGFPFKVICGKKTNEGIVELKIRKTGETFEISKDEVISKVRELMKQY, from the coding sequence ATGAGATTCAGTAAGAGTTATATTAAGACACTTAAAGAAACTCCAAAAGAAGCAGAAATAGCAAGTCATAAGCTTCTTTTGAGAGCAGGAATGATTAAAAAATTAACTAGTGGAGTGTATACTTACCTACCATTAGGATTAAAAGCTCTTAAGAAAGTAGAGAATATTGTAAGAAGAGAGATGGATAGAGCAGGAGCTCAAGAGATATTCATGCCTGTATTACAACCAGCTGAACTTTGGAAAGAGAGTGGAAGATGGGAAGTAATGGGACCATTAATGATGAAATTACAAGATAGAGCAAAGAGAGATTTCGTATTAGGGCCAACACATGAAGAGGTAGTAACTGATGTAATTAGAAACGATGTTGCTTCATACAAACAATTACCATTAAACCTTTATCAAATCCAAACTAAATTCAGAGATGAGATAAGACCAAGATTTGGACTTATGAGAGGAAGAGAGTTCATAATGAAGGATGCTTACTCTTTCCACTCTACAAAGGAGTCTTTAGATAAAGAGTTTGATAATATGGAAGCTACTTATAAGAGAATTTTCTCTAGCTGTGGATTAAAATTCAGACCTGTTGAGGCTGATTCAGGAGCAATAGGTGGAAGTGGATCAAAAGAGTTCCATGTATTAGCTGATTCAGGAGAGGACGAAATCATCTACTGTGAGAGCTGTGATTATGCAGCAAACGTAGAAACTGCTGTAAGTAAAATATTCCATGCTGAGAAAGAGGAGTTAAAGGCTACTGAATTAGTAGATACTCCAAATGTATCAAAAATAGAAGATGTAGTTGAATATCTAAATGTCCCTGTAGAAAGAACAGTTAAAGCTATGATGTACAGAGATATGGGAACAGATCAAGTATATATGGTTTTAATCAGAGGAGATTACGAAGTTAATGAGACTAAACTTAAAAATGCTGTAGACGCAATAGAAGTTGAGCTATTAACTGATGAGCAATTAGAAAAATTAGGACTAGTAAAAGGGTTTATTGGACCATTTGGAAAAGATTTAGGAGATATAAAAATTGTAGCTGACGATACAGTTTTAGAAATCACTAACCATACAGCTGGTGGAAACAGATTAGATACTCACTATATCAATGTAAATTATGGAAGAGATTATAAAGCTGATATAGTAAAAGATGTAAAAACTGTAAAACCAGGACATGTATGTGAAAAATGTGGAGGAACACTTGCTTCAGCAAGAGGAATAGAAGTAGGACATATATTTAAATTAGGAACTAAATATTCTGAAAAGTTAGAAGCTACATTTATAGATGAGAAAGGTGTAACTCATCCAATTATAATGGGATGTTATGGAATTGGAGTTTCAAGAACACTTGCTTCTGCTATTGAGCAAAACAATGATGAATTTGGAATTGTTTGGCCTACAGCAATAGCTCCATATGTAGTTGATGTAATTCCAGCTAATATGAAGGATGAAGCTCAAGTTGCACTTGCAGAAGAGCTATATAATTCATTATTAGATAATGGAATAGATACAATGATAGATGATAGAGATGAGAGACCTGGATTCAAATTTAAAGATGCTGACTTAATTGGATTCCCATTTAAAGTAATTTGTGGTAAAAAAACTAATGAGGGAATTGTAGAGTTAAAAATAAGAAAAACAGGAGAAACTTTTGAAATCTCTAAAGATGAAGTTATCTCTAAAGTAAGAGAATTAATGAAGCAATATTAA
- the recG gene encoding ATP-dependent DNA helicase RecG, which translates to MIYSKIYWPLESIELGIDTKNIKRLEKLGINSIADMLYYFPRAYDDRTNIKKIGELRGEEYVVLKATLMTVSAPPTRSGLKMVKATATDGSGVIELVWFQMPYLRKSLKIGEEYIFIGQVKRGYIFQLVNPEFKLSSNQKRVDEGEILPIYSSSKELPQNSLRKLMELTLKNTLAIIEENIPEEIIKKYRLIGRKEALREIHFPRNNKNLEEAKRRFAVEELLVLEMGILQKRFEVDNQNIERYHLEDKKTLVKQYLASLPFELTNAQKRVITEIYRDLANGRIVNRLVQGDVGSGKTAVSMVLLLYMLENSYQGVLMAPTEILAVQHYLSVKDKFEKLGVRVELLTGSFTGKKKQKLLEDIANGEVGIVIGTHALIEESVVFHKLGMIIIDEQHRFGVLQRKALRDKGVLANLVVMSATPIPRSLALSIYGDLDVSVIDELPPGRKPIRTKWIATDEEIETMYEFIEKKLSQGRQAYFIAPLIEESEKLSAKSTQELMEEVEKFLPSYKIGVLHGKMKNSEKDEIMSRFKNRELDILVSTTVIEVGVDVPNSSIIVINNAERFGLSALHQLRGRVGRGEHQSYCFLVSKTENATSKARLQVMEETQDGFKIAEEDLRLRKSGEIFGTKQSGLSDLKFVDIVHDVKTIKLVKDICYEYLKENNGEIKNEYLIEDISQKFKEVK; encoded by the coding sequence ATGATATACAGTAAAATATATTGGCCATTGGAAAGTATTGAATTGGGGATAGATACTAAAAATATAAAGAGGTTAGAAAAATTAGGGATAAACTCCATAGCTGATATGCTTTACTACTTTCCAAGAGCTTATGATGATAGAACTAATATAAAAAAGATAGGAGAATTAAGAGGAGAGGAGTATGTAGTATTAAAGGCTACTCTTATGACAGTTTCAGCACCTCCTACTCGTAGTGGGCTTAAGATGGTAAAGGCTACAGCCACAGATGGAAGTGGAGTAATAGAGTTAGTTTGGTTTCAGATGCCATATCTTAGAAAGAGTTTAAAGATAGGAGAGGAATATATATTCATAGGACAGGTAAAGAGAGGGTATATATTTCAACTTGTAAATCCAGAGTTTAAGTTAAGTAGTAATCAAAAGAGAGTAGATGAGGGAGAGATTTTACCAATATATAGCTCAAGTAAGGAGTTACCTCAAAACTCTTTGAGAAAGTTGATGGAATTAACTTTAAAAAATACTCTTGCAATTATAGAGGAGAATATTCCAGAAGAGATTATAAAAAAATATAGGCTTATAGGGAGAAAAGAGGCCCTTAGAGAGATTCATTTTCCAAGAAATAATAAAAACTTAGAGGAGGCTAAGAGACGTTTTGCTGTAGAAGAATTATTAGTTCTGGAGATGGGAATACTTCAAAAAAGATTTGAAGTAGACAATCAAAATATAGAGAGATATCATCTTGAGGATAAAAAGACGTTAGTAAAACAATACTTAGCTTCTCTTCCCTTTGAACTAACAAATGCCCAAAAGAGAGTGATTACAGAGATATATAGAGATTTAGCAAATGGAAGAATAGTAAATAGATTGGTACAAGGAGATGTTGGGAGTGGAAAAACAGCAGTATCAATGGTACTTCTTCTCTACATGTTAGAAAACTCTTATCAAGGAGTTTTAATGGCTCCAACTGAAATTTTAGCGGTTCAACATTATTTATCTGTAAAAGATAAGTTTGAAAAACTGGGAGTGAGAGTTGAATTACTCACAGGAAGCTTTACTGGAAAGAAAAAGCAAAAACTTTTAGAGGATATAGCTAATGGTGAAGTAGGAATAGTTATAGGAACACATGCTCTTATAGAGGAGAGTGTAGTTTTTCATAAATTAGGAATGATAATTATAGATGAACAGCATAGGTTTGGAGTTTTACAAAGAAAAGCTTTAAGAGATAAAGGAGTACTAGCTAATCTTGTAGTAATGAGTGCTACCCCTATTCCACGTTCATTAGCTCTCAGTATATATGGAGATTTAGATGTATCTGTAATAGATGAGTTACCACCTGGAAGAAAACCAATACGTACAAAATGGATAGCTACAGATGAAGAGATAGAAACTATGTATGAATTTATAGAGAAAAAATTATCTCAGGGAAGACAAGCTTATTTTATAGCTCCTCTTATAGAAGAGAGTGAGAAACTTTCAGCAAAATCTACACAGGAGTTAATGGAAGAGGTGGAGAAGTTTCTACCTAGCTACAAGATAGGTGTACTACATGGAAAGATGAAAAATTCTGAAAAAGATGAGATTATGAGTAGATTTAAAAATAGAGAGTTAGATATTTTGGTATCTACAACAGTAATAGAAGTAGGAGTAGACGTACCAAACTCATCTATAATTGTAATCAACAATGCTGAAAGATTTGGACTCTCAGCTTTACACCAACTTCGAGGAAGAGTTGGAAGGGGAGAGCATCAATCTTATTGTTTTTTAGTTTCAAAGACAGAGAATGCTACTTCAAAGGCTAGACTTCAAGTTATGGAAGAGACTCAAGATGGGTTTAAGATAGCTGAAGAGGACCTAAGACTTAGAAAATCTGGAGAGATTTTTGGAACAAAACAAAGTGGACTTAGTGATTTGAAGTTTGTAGATATAGTACACGATGTAAAAACTATAAAGTTGGTTAAAGATATATGTTATGAGTATCTAAAGGAGAATAACGGAGAGATAAAAAATGAGTATCTAATTGAGGATATCTCACAAAAATTCAAAGAGGTAAAATAA
- a CDS encoding endonuclease/exonuclease/phosphatase family protein, translating to MKKLIFIFTLILSIITFAEEKIKVVSFNIAAGAKNFKADLNKTADAIKALDADIIGIQEVDRLTKRSGYVDQIKVLADLTGYNFVFGKTIDFDGGEYGIGILTKHPILKAEKIDLPNEPNEEPRVALMAQVKVPTIQEPVNFINTHLGIVLNAKTDEELARDSSIRVRQAKVINDYATKIKGLKFLVGDMNDRINSDSMTLLKYNWKCVFDEETSKTYTYSATEPFKGIDFIFVSPEKQWNINAFVPSTEEYRNETGIDWRIISDHLPVIATFEAK from the coding sequence ATGAAAAAACTTATTTTTATTTTCACATTAATTTTATCCATTATAACATTTGCAGAAGAAAAAATTAAAGTTGTATCTTTCAATATTGCAGCTGGAGCTAAAAATTTTAAGGCAGATTTAAATAAAACTGCGGATGCAATTAAAGCTTTGGATGCAGATATTATTGGAATACAAGAAGTTGATAGACTTACAAAACGTAGTGGTTATGTTGATCAAATTAAAGTATTAGCAGATTTAACAGGATATAATTTTGTTTTTGGAAAAACTATTGATTTTGATGGTGGTGAATATGGAATAGGAATTCTAACTAAACATCCAATCTTAAAAGCAGAAAAAATTGATTTACCAAATGAACCAAATGAAGAACCTAGAGTTGCTTTAATGGCTCAAGTAAAAGTTCCTACTATCCAAGAACCTGTGAATTTCATAAATACACATCTTGGAATAGTTTTGAATGCTAAAACTGATGAAGAATTAGCTAGAGATAGTTCAATTAGAGTTAGACAAGCTAAGGTTATTAATGATTATGCTACTAAAATAAAAGGGCTTAAATTTTTGGTTGGTGATATGAATGATAGAATTAATTCTGATTCAATGACACTACTTAAATATAATTGGAAATGTGTATTTGATGAAGAAACTTCTAAAACATATACTTATTCTGCTACTGAGCCTTTTAAAGGTATTGATTTTATATTTGTTAGTCCTGAAAAACAATGGAATATAAATGCTTTTGTTCCGTCAACTGAAGAGTATAGAAATGAAACAGGAATAGATTGGAGAATTATAAGTGATCATCTTCCTGTGATTGCTACATTTGAAGCAAAATAA